A genomic stretch from Helianthus annuus cultivar XRQ/B chromosome 1, HanXRQr2.0-SUNRISE, whole genome shotgun sequence includes:
- the LOC110928676 gene encoding uncharacterized protein LOC110928676, translating to MICSASHSAVGFPTETGIALIYASKEVLATDEIRPAKTSKPAPHTEAEKWVLNSTYPEQTITLGPAMSDLTRAALKKLLHENIDVFAWTPADMVGVPRHIAEHRLNVSEETKPVVHAKRHLGDIKHDAMKEQVLELLNAGIIREVRYQTWVASPVMVKKPNGSWRMCVDYKDLNKACPRDCYALPDIDEKIDSLATFRWKSLLTATRGNTKFKWPSKTRIKPHSARRQGCTVTLRCLSA from the coding sequence ATGATATGCTCTGCATCACATTCAGCTGTTGGATTTCCCACAGAAACAGGCATTGCACTGATATACGCGAGCAAAGAAGTCTTAGCAACAGATGAGATCAGGCCCGCAAAAACAAGCAAGCCAGCACCGCACACAGAAGCAGAAAAATGGGTATTAAACAGCACATACCCAGAACAAACAATTACCCTAGGACCTGCGATGTCCGATTTAACGCGCGCGGCGCTCAAGAAGTTGTTGCACGAAAACATagacgtgttcgcctggacacctgctgatatggttggtgttccacggcaCATAGCAGAACATCGTTTAAATGTCTCAGAAGAAACAAAGCCAGTGGTACACGCCAAGCGCCACTTGGGCGACATAAAGCACGATGCCATGAAAGAACAGGTACTGGAGTTGCTAAATGCGGGAATCATCAGAGAAGTCAGATACCAAACATGGGTGGCAAGCCCAGTGATGGTAAAGAAACCAAATGGCAGCTGGAGAATGTGTGTTGATTACAAAGatctaaacaaggcatgtccGCGCGACTGCTACGCCTTACCAGACATAGACGAAAAAATCGATTCTCTGGCAACATTCAGGTGGAAATCTTTATTGACTGCTACAAGGGGTAACACCAAGTTCAAATGGCCGTCCAAGACGAGgataaaaccgcattccgcacgccGACAGGGCTGTACTGTTACACTAAGATGCCTTTCGGCCTAA
- the LOC110928683 gene encoding uncharacterized protein LOC110928683, which produces MNETFSDAIGKYIEVYMDDLVIMSKEESTMLANIQKTFNTLRSVSIKLNPAKCSFGMEEGKFLGFIVTKDGFKVNPEKVQAIERMPSPSNIKDMQKLAGRLAALNRFLANHAAKSFPFIKTLRNCMKKSQFQWTPEAESAFHEMKDCLIKLPTLTTPNKGEPLVLYLSASDRAVGAVLLVDRQGVQTPVYYVSRTLTDPETRYAIMEKLVLALIHASRRLRRYFANHVIHVLTNYNIGNILARPEISGRLAKWAIELGGHNVVFRTRPSIKGQVLADFMTEVPDDKDRECKAMEKAEKKQTEEPWLLYTDGASNEDGAGAGLRLVCPGKHEFTYAIRLDFKSTNNEAEYEAFLAGLRLAIKMGVRHIEAHVDSMLVAGQINGQYEAKGDVMALYLSQTKPLLQTFYSYKVHHINRSENKPADALSKLASTSFQHLAKDVRIEVLSNPSVPLREVSVIQTGTTSWMTPIIMYLQSGILPENKAEARKIQYKAEHYQMADGILYRKSYLGPLLRCVDTEDANYLIREVHEGICGIHAGPRMVVAKVMNAGYYWPGMHLDAVKELRKCSGCQRHAPKTMRPNNELVPVTTTWPFQQWGIDMVGPFP; this is translated from the coding sequence ATGAACGAAACGTTCAGTGACGCTATCGGCAAGTACATAGAAGTGTACATGGATGATTTGGTGATTATGAGCAAGGAAGAGAGCACGATGCTGGCGAACATCCAAAAAACTTTCAACACGCTACGCAGCGTGAGTATTAAGCTGAACCCAGCAAAATGCTCATTCGGtatggaagaaggaaagttctTAGGCTTCATCGTCACAAAAGATGGTTTTAAGGTGAATCCGGAAAAAGTCCAAGCCATTGAAAGGATGCCTTCCCCGTCAAACATCAAAGATATGCAAAAATTAGCAGGACGATTAGCCGCGCTCAATCGTTTCCTAGCTAATCATGCCGCAAAATCCTTTCCGTTCATCAAAACCTTGCGCAATTGTATGAAGAAAAGCCAGTTTCagtggactccggaagcagagaGTGCGTTCCACGAGATGAAAGATTGCCTCATCAAACTGCCAACACTAACCACACCAAACAAGGGAGAACCTTTGGTACTTTACCTATCAGCTTCCGATAGGGCAGTCGGAGCAGTGTTACTTGTCGATCGTCAAGGTGTCCAGACACCAGTCTACTATGTGTCACGAACCTTGACCGACCCAGAAACCCGGTATGCCATCATGGAAAAGCTAGTCCTTGCACTGATTCATGCTTCAAGACGGCTGCGCAGATACTTTGCCAATCACGTCATCCATGTGCTAACAAACTACAACATTGGCAACATCCTTGCAAGGCCAGAAATATCAGGAAGACTAGCCAAATGGGCGATAGAACTGGGAGGTCACAATGTGGTTTTCAGAACACGACCATCAATCAAAGGCCAAGTCTTGGCAGATTTTATGACAGAAGTTCCAGATGACAAAGATAGAGAATGCAAAGCAATGGAAAAAGCTGAGAAAAAGCAAACAGAAGAGCCATGGTTGTTATACACCGATGGCGCGTCTAACGAAGACGGAGCAGGCGCAGGGCTAAGGCTGGTATGCCCCGGCAAACATGAATTCACGTACGCCATACGCCTGGATtttaaaagcacaaacaacgaagcCGAGTATGAAGCTTTCCTGGCTGGTTTACGGTTGGCGATCAAAATGGGGGTCCGACACATCGAAGCGCATGTGGACTCCATGCTAGTAGCGGGGCAAATCAACGGCCAATACGAAGCCAAGGGAGATGTAATGGCACTCTATCTCAGCCAAACAAAACCGTTGCTACAAACCTTCTATTCctacaaggtgcaccacataaacagaagcgagaacaagcCAGCAGACGCGCTGAGCAAACTCGCATCAACAAGTTTTCAACACCTAGCAAAGGATGTGCGCATAGAAGTTTTGAGCAACCCATCTGTTCCACTCAGAGAAGTAAGCGTCATCCAAACAGGGACAACTTCTTGGATGACCCCAATAATCATGTACCTTCAATCAGGAATTCTCCCGGAAAACAAAGCAGAGGCAAGAAAAATCCAATACAAGGCCGAGCACTATCAGATGGCCGACGGAATTTTATACAGAAAGTCATACCTAGGCCCGTTGCTAAGATGCGTAGACACCGAAGATGCAAATTACTTAATCCGGGAAGTTCATGAAGGAATTTGTGGTATTCATGCCGGGCCTCGAATGGTGGTGGCAAAAGTGATGAACgccgggtactactggcccgggatgcattTAGACGCTGTAAAAGAGTTGAGGAAGTGCAGTGGATGCCAGAGACACGCGCCCAAGACCATGCGCCCCAATAACGAATTAGTACCAGTCACAACCACATGGCCCTTTcaacaatggggcatagacatggtcGGTCCTTTCCCGTAA